A genomic region of Candidatus Krumholzibacteriota bacterium contains the following coding sequences:
- a CDS encoding butyrate kinase gives MDLELSVVEAELNSLVNIIKKIGGFPELEREILESINTVHYNGVTTERGLIDLISRIVCISKPPYLIEEWEEVWGNIFSRLVGFILSSEHGTETIISFLYGLKEIPAEAAGERVLCVNPGSTSTKLALFRGLVLEGEDEVHIPPDFKDSIDARTSSIIEWIESRGIGRGDLTGIACRGGFVRPVPTGTYSVNERMVHDLDLAKINHASNMAIPIGLKIRERFNGGQDLLVTTTDPVGSDEMSTGARLTGIRKLLRSGSGGHYLNQNAVHRLACSILGKLDRDLTTVGAHMGGGMSVMRHSDGDVCDLENAFSGVPSANRCGNIPLDLLIEAYDQREISIPELKEYLFRKGGLIDLAGTNDFKALLHFRNTGALDQQREKIDLVIDFMARNIAGAVMKLSAVEGSVDFVILTGGLARSSEFTGAIKRKLLPYFPVVIVPGSLENEALMAGFLRARFRPETLKDYVEERDRLNKFREYEEDLFETEIFAQPHLRKKENAPVTSLDEVIYLTRALVAKYHTPRIAIVGAENEEAIAAAKQANEEGHYPVAKFLLVGDYYEINRIAWDYDIKVDGDNYTIVDSNDPVQKSVDLLDSGAADFLMKGGVKTSEIMGAALQYLKKSGRIKKGNIYSHVGIFQIPSYPKLLMVTDAALIPSPSQNIKKKILENALVVAGYLNITVPKVAVISAVEVASPSVESSMLAAELSEEYKGRTDCIVEGPLSLDVAMSPHSAMEKRYPGQIRGNADILLMPDIEAGNVVYKSLTVSSGAYLGGAIVGAGVPIVLTSRGDSARSKLASICLASLIAMRQGDIRLRD, from the coding sequence ATGGATCTCGAACTCAGCGTCGTTGAAGCGGAATTGAATTCACTTGTAAACATCATCAAAAAGATCGGGGGATTTCCCGAACTCGAAAGAGAGATCCTCGAGTCGATCAATACCGTCCATTACAACGGGGTGACGACGGAAAGAGGCCTTATAGACCTGATAAGCAGGATAGTCTGCATATCGAAACCTCCATATCTTATAGAAGAATGGGAAGAGGTCTGGGGAAATATTTTTTCACGCCTGGTCGGTTTCATCCTTTCATCAGAGCATGGGACCGAGACTATCATCTCATTTCTGTACGGACTCAAGGAGATACCGGCAGAGGCGGCGGGTGAACGGGTACTCTGCGTGAATCCCGGTTCGACATCGACGAAACTGGCGCTTTTCAGGGGACTGGTCCTCGAGGGCGAGGACGAAGTCCATATCCCTCCCGATTTCAAGGACAGTATAGACGCGCGGACTTCATCGATAATTGAGTGGATCGAATCTCGCGGAATCGGCAGGGGAGACCTTACCGGAATAGCATGCAGGGGAGGATTCGTCAGGCCTGTTCCTACCGGAACGTATTCGGTCAACGAAAGAATGGTCCATGATCTGGACCTGGCAAAGATAAATCACGCGTCCAACATGGCGATACCGATCGGATTGAAGATCAGGGAGAGATTCAACGGTGGCCAGGATCTGCTTGTCACGACGACCGATCCTGTCGGTTCGGATGAGATGAGCACGGGAGCAAGGCTCACCGGGATAAGAAAACTCCTGAGGAGCGGCAGTGGCGGCCACTATCTGAATCAGAACGCCGTGCACAGGCTTGCCTGTTCGATACTGGGAAAGCTCGACAGGGATCTGACTACCGTCGGAGCGCATATGGGCGGCGGCATGTCGGTGATGAGGCACAGCGACGGGGATGTCTGCGATCTTGAAAACGCTTTTTCGGGAGTGCCGAGCGCCAACAGGTGCGGTAACATACCGCTTGACCTTCTGATTGAAGCGTACGACCAGAGGGAGATCAGTATCCCGGAACTGAAGGAATATCTGTTTCGCAAGGGCGGCCTGATAGATCTTGCCGGGACTAATGATTTCAAGGCCCTTCTGCACTTCAGGAACACCGGCGCGCTCGATCAGCAGAGGGAGAAGATAGATCTCGTCATCGACTTTATGGCGCGGAATATTGCCGGAGCGGTCATGAAACTTTCCGCGGTCGAGGGTTCGGTCGACTTCGTCATCCTCACCGGCGGCCTGGCGAGGTCTTCGGAATTCACCGGTGCTATCAAGAGAAAACTTCTTCCGTACTTTCCGGTCGTCATCGTCCCGGGGTCGCTTGAGAACGAAGCGCTGATGGCTGGATTCCTGAGGGCGAGATTCAGGCCCGAGACGCTCAAGGATTATGTGGAGGAGCGCGACAGGCTGAACAAATTCAGGGAGTATGAAGAGGATCTTTTTGAAACCGAGATCTTCGCTCAGCCGCATCTGAGAAAGAAAGAGAACGCTCCGGTCACCAGTCTTGACGAAGTCATCTATCTTACAAGGGCGCTGGTCGCTAAATACCATACTCCGAGGATCGCGATCGTCGGGGCTGAAAACGAGGAAGCGATCGCCGCGGCGAAGCAGGCGAATGAGGAAGGCCACTATCCCGTGGCTAAATTTCTCCTTGTGGGAGACTACTACGAGATCAACAGGATCGCGTGGGATTACGACATAAAGGTAGACGGCGATAACTATACCATTGTCGATTCCAATGATCCGGTGCAGAAGTCGGTCGATCTGCTCGACAGCGGCGCGGCCGATTTTCTCATGAAGGGTGGAGTGAAGACTTCCGAGATCATGGGCGCGGCGCTGCAGTACCTGAAGAAAAGCGGGCGGATAAAAAAAGGGAATATATACAGCCATGTCGGGATATTTCAGATACCGAGCTATCCGAAACTTCTCATGGTCACCGATGCCGCTCTGATTCCGAGCCCCAGCCAGAATATAAAGAAGAAGATCCTCGAGAACGCTCTTGTCGTCGCGGGATATCTCAATATAACCGTCCCGAAGGTCGCTGTAATATCGGCAGTCGAAGTCGCCAGCCCGAGCGTTGAGTCCTCGATGCTTGCAGCTGAACTCTCTGAAGAGTACAAGGGTCGGACCGATTGCATCGTCGAGGGCCCTCTCTCTCTCGATGTGGCGATGTCTCCCCATTCGGCCATGGAAAAAAGGTACCCGGGCCAGATACGCGGCAACGCCGATATCCTGCTCATGCCTGATATCGAGGCTGGAAATGTCGTCTACAAATCGCTGACGGTATCTTCCGGCGCTTATCTCGGCGGCGCGATAGTAGGAGCCGGTGTCCCGATAGTCCTTACTTCCAGGGGGGATTCGGCCAGGTCAAAGCTCGCTTCGATCTGTCTCGCCTCCCTGATAGCGATGAGACAGGGCGATATCAGGCTGAGGGATTGA
- a CDS encoding acetoin utilization protein AcuC: protein MAPEGKIKAVFMNPARMGAYQFTPDHPFKPERLTKVFEMCRERGLFSGEGIIIDEFAEAEPGVLETFHTKEYIEMLKKADSGLDIEIDMIYHGLGTMENPVFKGVYDFSTMAATATLRAARYVADGAGAAFNPTGGFHHAHSDRASGFCYVNDIVIAIKELKRLGKRVAYVDIDAHHGDGVQEAFYSDPEVLTISIHESGKTLFPWGGSEKETGSGRGEGFNINIPLDIDADDDIFNFLFREIALDALGLFGPEIIVGQFGIDSVATDPLTHLRLTNNGYIEAVSALHDRFPAIVATGGGGYNMNDVVRGWTLLWAELSGIGLDDGYGGALGGVFLGDSSISGSDLRDMRIFTSGPARDRMVENADRLISWYRENIRKFL, encoded by the coding sequence ATGGCGCCTGAAGGAAAGATCAAGGCAGTCTTCATGAACCCGGCGCGGATGGGCGCGTATCAGTTTACTCCCGATCATCCATTCAAACCGGAAAGACTGACGAAAGTATTCGAGATGTGCAGGGAGAGAGGGCTTTTTTCGGGTGAGGGGATAATTATCGACGAATTCGCCGAAGCGGAACCGGGGGTTCTTGAGACCTTTCATACGAAAGAGTACATTGAGATGCTCAAAAAGGCGGACAGCGGGCTCGATATCGAGATAGATATGATCTATCACGGGCTCGGAACGATGGAAAACCCGGTGTTCAAGGGAGTCTATGATTTTTCGACGATGGCGGCAACGGCGACCCTGAGGGCGGCGAGGTATGTGGCCGATGGGGCGGGAGCCGCTTTCAATCCGACGGGAGGATTCCATCATGCCCACAGCGACAGGGCATCGGGGTTCTGTTACGTCAATGATATCGTTATCGCGATAAAGGAACTTAAAAGACTGGGGAAGAGGGTAGCGTACGTCGATATCGACGCTCATCACGGAGATGGGGTCCAGGAGGCGTTCTACTCCGATCCCGAAGTCCTTACGATCTCGATCCATGAATCGGGCAAGACTCTTTTTCCCTGGGGTGGATCGGAGAAAGAGACGGGAAGCGGCCGGGGCGAAGGATTCAATATCAATATTCCCCTCGATATCGACGCTGATGACGATATCTTCAATTTTCTTTTCAGGGAGATAGCTCTCGACGCTCTCGGCCTGTTCGGACCTGAAATAATCGTCGGACAGTTCGGGATCGATTCGGTAGCGACAGATCCGTTGACTCATCTGAGGTTGACGAACAATGGTTATATCGAAGCTGTTTCAGCTCTGCATGACAGGTTTCCCGCTATCGTCGCGACAGGCGGCGGCGGATACAACATGAACGATGTCGTCAGGGGCTGGACACTTCTCTGGGCGGAACTTTCGGGGATCGGACTCGATGACGGGTATGGCGGAGCGCTTGGAGGAGTATTTCTTGGAGATTCCTCGATCAGCGGTTCTGATCTCAGAGATATGAGGATCTTTACCAGTGGACCTGCCAGGGACAGGATGGTCGAGAATGCGGACCGGCTGATCTCCTGGTACAGGGAGAATATAAGGAAGTTTCTTTAA
- a CDS encoding radical SAM protein, with translation MGRIFGPVASRRLGRSLGIDVIPYKTCSFDCVYCECGKTTDLRCDRAEFFPFDSIVTEFRQRIATIDDKPDVITFSGAGEPTLYSRLGELIEEVKKTCDIPVAVLTNSSLMGREDVREELLKADIILPSLDSAIKESFLKINRPHPDAALESIIKGLGIFLSQFTGEVNVEILLIEGINSSEDELKAVRSVLDSVRYDSIQLNTAVRPGTLEEIEPIGREKLEEIRDFFGDRCEIVASTPARAAHEKAISESLILKIVERRPSTAEDLHIALGFPLQQLVKHLHIMKAKGLLSIDRKNGLVFYTATDRASS, from the coding sequence GTGGGCAGGATATTCGGACCGGTAGCGTCAAGAAGGCTTGGCCGTTCCCTTGGAATCGACGTCATCCCATACAAGACATGCAGTTTCGACTGCGTCTATTGCGAATGCGGCAAGACGACCGATCTTAGATGCGACCGGGCGGAATTCTTTCCCTTTGACTCGATCGTCACCGAATTCCGCCAGCGGATAGCCACTATCGACGATAAGCCGGATGTGATCACCTTCTCCGGGGCCGGTGAACCGACTCTTTACAGCAGGCTGGGGGAACTGATCGAAGAGGTAAAAAAGACCTGCGATATCCCTGTCGCCGTCCTGACGAACAGCTCACTGATGGGAAGAGAGGATGTAAGAGAGGAACTTCTGAAAGCGGATATCATCCTGCCCTCACTTGATTCGGCAATTAAAGAAAGTTTTCTGAAGATAAACCGTCCACATCCCGATGCGGCTCTCGAGTCGATAATAAAAGGACTGGGGATATTTCTCAGTCAGTTTACCGGAGAAGTGAATGTCGAGATCCTCCTGATAGAGGGAATCAACTCCAGCGAGGATGAACTCAAGGCTGTCAGATCGGTCCTCGACTCCGTCCGCTACGATTCGATACAGCTCAATACAGCGGTCAGGCCGGGGACACTTGAAGAGATCGAACCGATAGGAAGGGAAAAGCTTGAAGAAATCAGGGATTTTTTCGGAGACAGGTGCGAGATCGTCGCCAGCACGCCTGCCAGAGCGGCCCATGAAAAGGCGATATCGGAAAGCCTGATCCTAAAAATAGTCGAAAGGAGGCCCTCGACCGCCGAGGACCTGCATATCGCCCTCGGGTTTCCTCTTCAGCAGCTCGTCAAGCACCTCCATATCATGAAAGCGAAGGGACTGCTTTCGATCGATCGTAAAAATGGCCTTGTCTTTTATACCGCGACTGACAGGGCCTCATCCTGA
- a CDS encoding ABC transporter ATP-binding protein: MIEVNGIKKYFGSVKAVDGISFNVKEGEIFGFLGPNGAGKTTTISMLSGLVRPDAGSVRIAGMDLSSGSREVRALMGVIPQEIALYEELSGRENLHFWGSLYGLSGKRLKDETERVLEMVGLIERGNDPVGEYSGGMKRRINLCAGLLHRPRIILLDEPTLGIDPQARLNLLEIVRKEAERGTTIIYTTHYLEEAETLCDRIAIIDNGRIHAEGTLKELTRLAGEEDVVTVTGSFRPEQIESLPGGARIDHLEEGRLRFMVAERDTIGSVLNHFFSSGIGIESVSVREPDLQSVFLKLTGRELRD, translated from the coding sequence ATGATCGAAGTAAACGGGATTAAAAAATATTTCGGCAGCGTGAAGGCTGTCGATGGTATCAGTTTCAATGTGAAAGAAGGGGAGATCTTCGGATTTCTCGGGCCTAACGGCGCGGGTAAAACGACCACGATCTCAATGCTTTCCGGCCTGGTAAGGCCGGACGCCGGTTCTGTCAGGATCGCCGGGATGGACCTGTCGAGCGGCAGCAGGGAGGTAAGGGCCCTGATGGGAGTGATTCCGCAGGAAATCGCTCTTTATGAAGAACTTTCGGGAAGGGAAAACCTTCATTTCTGGGGAAGTCTTTACGGGCTTTCAGGGAAAAGGTTGAAAGACGAGACGGAGAGAGTCCTCGAAATGGTGGGGTTGATCGAAAGGGGAAACGACCCGGTCGGCGAATATTCAGGAGGAATGAAACGGAGGATCAATCTGTGCGCCGGGCTTCTTCACCGTCCCAGGATCATTCTTCTCGATGAACCGACCCTGGGAATCGATCCCCAGGCCCGGTTGAATCTTCTCGAAATAGTCAGGAAAGAGGCAGAGAGAGGAACGACGATAATATATACGACGCATTATCTCGAAGAAGCGGAGACCCTTTGCGACCGGATCGCAATAATAGACAATGGCAGAATACATGCCGAGGGAACGCTCAAGGAACTGACAAGGCTGGCCGGTGAAGAAGATGTGGTGACGGTGACGGGCAGTTTCCGGCCCGAGCAGATAGAATCCCTTCCCGGAGGGGCGAGGATCGACCATCTCGAAGAGGGGCGGTTAAGATTCATGGTGGCCGAAAGGGATACGATAGGGAGCGTCCTCAATCACTTTTTCTCTTCAGGGATCGGGATAGAATCGGTCTCCGTGAGGGAACCGGACCTTCAGAGCGTTTTCCTCAAATTGACCGGCAGGGAACTGAGGGATTGA
- a CDS encoding ABC transporter permease, translated as MGNKAGRMMSFRLMASIAACDFRLTWKDKSALFWIFLMPLSFMFVFGQINRGGGPPEPRAHLTIENNDIGFLSKDLIGALGEENLYIVDSDSLSPDSDPVRTLVIPEDFSKNIMARERTRLLLRKDEGSNAEAGEFASVAIYRGIIRMVSSIVEVESEYVERETGYFGIRGDTLFGDLLDVTDNTEGEGSVIEQRIDSILSIPQLVTVESENAGRKRKIPVGFQSSVPGNLVMFVLMGMVFSGIVITEERNSGLLRRMGMTLAGKKEVVTGKLLGRMMVSSIQIAVLLLIGKFLFHISIGDDIVALVLLMLAFAFCCGSLSILFGALFRNPDQMTGVAVTFTLILSALGGCWWPLEVVSRPFRMIAYFLPTGWAMDGIHKLISFGYTLPSVMGHIMVLTLFGLVFISVASRNLRWEMHGK; from the coding sequence ATGGGTAATAAAGCAGGCAGGATGATGTCGTTTCGACTGATGGCGTCGATTGCCGCGTGCGATTTCAGGCTGACATGGAAGGATAAATCGGCACTCTTCTGGATATTCCTGATGCCGCTTTCCTTCATGTTCGTCTTTGGGCAGATCAACAGGGGAGGAGGCCCCCCTGAACCGAGGGCTCATCTGACCATAGAAAACAACGACATCGGCTTCCTCTCGAAAGACCTTATCGGGGCGCTGGGAGAGGAGAACCTGTACATAGTCGATTCTGATTCCCTTTCCCCTGACAGCGATCCGGTACGTACCCTGGTAATTCCGGAAGATTTTTCGAAGAATATCATGGCCCGCGAACGCACGAGGCTCCTTCTGAGAAAGGATGAAGGTTCGAATGCCGAAGCCGGTGAGTTTGCCTCGGTAGCCATATACCGGGGGATCATAAGGATGGTGTCGTCGATCGTCGAGGTCGAAAGCGAATACGTCGAGCGGGAGACGGGGTATTTCGGAATAAGAGGGGATACGCTTTTTGGAGACCTCCTTGACGTAACGGATAATACCGAGGGCGAGGGCTCTGTCATTGAACAGCGTATCGATTCGATCCTGTCAATTCCACAGCTTGTCACTGTCGAGTCGGAGAACGCCGGAAGGAAAAGAAAGATACCCGTCGGTTTCCAGAGTTCTGTCCCGGGCAATCTTGTCATGTTCGTCCTGATGGGAATGGTCTTCAGCGGAATAGTGATAACGGAGGAGAGGAATTCAGGGCTGCTCAGAAGGATGGGGATGACCCTGGCCGGCAAAAAAGAGGTTGTTACGGGAAAACTTCTGGGAAGGATGATGGTCAGTTCGATCCAGATAGCGGTCCTTCTGCTTATAGGGAAGTTCCTGTTCCATATCTCCATCGGTGACGATATAGTGGCGCTGGTCCTCTTGATGCTCGCCTTCGCCTTCTGCTGCGGCTCCCTTTCCATCCTTTTCGGAGCCCTCTTCAGGAATCCCGACCAGATGACAGGTGTTGCCGTTACTTTCACCCTGATCCTGTCGGCTCTTGGAGGATGCTGGTGGCCTCTTGAAGTGGTATCGAGGCCGTTCAGGATGATCGCTTATTTCCTTCCTACCGGATGGGCCATGGACGGGATACACAAGCTGATCTCATTCGGCTATACTCTGCCATCGGTAATGGGGCATATCATGGTTCTTACCCTTTTCGGACTGGTCTTCATATCCGTTGCTTCGAGGAACCTCAGGTGGGAGATGCATGGAAAATGA
- a CDS encoding GNAT family N-acetyltransferase: MVYNRSKEYESKVKSIDEILKIIKAGSRIFIGSGAAEPQRLIKMLIEKGTQIPDHETINLIELGTSPYAEAVMRGPFKQNAFFIGANVRDAVNEGRAEYTPIFLSELPALIRSGRPKIDVAFIQVAPPDNYGFCSLGVSVDVVKAGAEGASMVIAEVNRQMPRALGDCFIHINDIDYIIESDMPLLTWTPPEVDEVAEKIGRNVARLITDGATIQTGIGMIPNAILSFLENKRDLGIHTEMFSDGIIDLVESGVITNRKKTIHNGKIIATFCMGSQRLYDFIDDNPLIEFHPCDYTNDPFIIAKNDKMISVNGAIQVDLTGQVCADSIGEYFYSGIGGQVDFVRGAARSKGGKPVIVIPSTAKGDTVSRIVPFLDQGAGVVTSRGDVHYIATEFGIVNLHGQNLRERALALISIAHPAFRDELLDYAKKRNLVHMDQMTMSIPGSVYPEQYEEARVFEGAKIFFRPVKPTDEALQREFFYSLSDESMYFRFFNRIKAMPHEKVQPMVNIDFREEISIVGLLGEAGNEEMIAIGGFKMDPSDNVAEVAFVVRDDWQRRGIGSFLMKKLVDIARERGLEGFKAEVLSQNRKMLDVFHKCGYPVRTKLDDGSYTVYVAFSEDRK, encoded by the coding sequence GTGGTCTATAATCGTTCAAAAGAATACGAAAGCAAGGTCAAGTCGATAGATGAGATCCTGAAGATCATCAAGGCGGGAAGCAGGATATTCATCGGGTCGGGAGCCGCTGAACCCCAGAGGTTGATAAAGATGCTGATCGAAAAGGGGACACAGATCCCCGATCACGAGACGATCAATCTTATAGAACTCGGGACTTCCCCATACGCCGAAGCGGTGATGAGAGGACCGTTCAAACAGAACGCGTTCTTTATAGGCGCCAACGTCAGGGACGCGGTAAATGAGGGAAGGGCTGAATATACTCCGATATTTCTTTCAGAACTGCCCGCGTTGATCCGTTCGGGCAGGCCGAAGATCGACGTGGCCTTTATCCAGGTGGCACCACCTGACAATTACGGATTCTGCTCTCTCGGGGTCTCGGTCGATGTAGTGAAAGCGGGAGCCGAAGGAGCCTCGATGGTCATCGCCGAAGTCAACAGGCAGATGCCGAGGGCGCTTGGCGACTGTTTTATCCATATCAACGATATCGATTATATCATCGAGAGCGATATGCCTCTGCTGACGTGGACTCCACCCGAAGTCGATGAAGTAGCGGAAAAGATCGGGCGAAATGTCGCCAGGCTTATAACGGATGGAGCCACGATACAGACAGGGATCGGGATGATCCCGAACGCCATCCTCTCCTTTCTAGAGAACAAGAGAGATCTTGGTATACATACCGAGATGTTCTCAGATGGCATTATCGATCTCGTCGAGTCGGGAGTGATCACCAACAGGAAAAAGACGATTCATAACGGAAAGATAATAGCGACCTTCTGCATGGGATCGCAACGGCTCTATGATTTTATCGACGATAATCCTCTGATCGAGTTCCATCCGTGCGATTACACGAACGATCCTTTCATAATAGCGAAGAATGACAAGATGATCTCGGTGAACGGCGCTATCCAGGTGGATCTGACCGGCCAGGTCTGCGCCGATTCGATAGGAGAGTATTTTTATTCGGGGATAGGGGGGCAGGTCGATTTCGTACGTGGCGCCGCCAGGTCGAAGGGGGGTAAACCGGTCATCGTGATACCTTCAACGGCCAAAGGCGATACGGTATCGAGAATAGTGCCATTCCTCGACCAGGGGGCGGGAGTGGTGACGTCGAGAGGAGACGTACACTACATAGCGACGGAATTCGGAATCGTCAATCTGCACGGCCAGAACCTGAGGGAAAGGGCCCTGGCGCTGATAAGCATCGCCCATCCCGCTTTTCGCGATGAACTCCTCGACTACGCGAAAAAACGCAACCTGGTCCACATGGACCAGATGACAATGTCGATCCCGGGAAGCGTCTACCCGGAACAGTACGAGGAAGCCCGTGTATTCGAAGGGGCGAAGATATTTTTCAGGCCGGTGAAACCGACCGATGAGGCGCTTCAGCGGGAGTTTTTTTACTCCCTCAGCGATGAATCCATGTATTTCAGGTTTTTCAACAGGATCAAGGCGATGCCCCACGAGAAGGTCCAGCCGATGGTCAATATAGATTTTCGCGAGGAGATATCGATCGTAGGCCTCCTCGGCGAAGCGGGCAACGAAGAGATGATAGCGATAGGCGGATTTAAAATGGATCCTTCCGATAACGTGGCGGAAGTCGCTTTCGTCGTGCGCGATGACTGGCAGCGGCGGGGCATAGGTTCATTCCTTATGAAAAAACTGGTCGATATCGCCAGGGAGCGGGGTCTGGAAGGATTCAAGGCCGAGGTCCTCTCCCAGAACAGGAAGATGCTCGACGTCTTTCACAAATGCGGCTATCCGGTCAGGACAAAGCTCGATGACGGATCGTACACGGTATATGTGGCTTTTTCGGAGGATCGGAAGTGA
- a CDS encoding ABC transporter permease: MRKILCICGNEFKRRLKNPGAILLMMCIPLVMTLMIGLVFGRSGDNRLPVIKVLLVDLDNGIMSRFIRQGLSEDRLSEMLDIETVALAEGEDLMSEGKASAMIVIPENFTRMILDREEVSIRVVKNPSERFLPVIVREITETMAVMIGALRNVFDRPLLNAKDLFESDRWPSADRLQSLLDEARTGILLSKGYLADSLVTLAGETAGEGDSDGKSSIFNVFAFVMSGSLMMGLLFTSNIMLRDIVREKESGTLARILSSPTVAAEVVGGKVLAVYVVTFTASIILLLVSKFAFRIDLGDPLALALQLLVTMLMITGIMTFFFGMIKSARAADAIMSVLIIVMALFGGSMIPIEQMGALMGKIGRFSPVFWANDGFKMIFLTGAGTGDIALNLMIMASTGIATLLPGSYLFGRRFRNG, translated from the coding sequence ATGAGAAAGATCCTCTGTATTTGCGGCAATGAGTTCAAAAGGCGCCTGAAGAATCCGGGCGCGATCCTTCTGATGATGTGTATCCCCCTCGTAATGACCCTGATGATAGGCCTGGTATTCGGCCGGTCGGGGGATAACAGGCTTCCCGTGATCAAAGTGCTTCTGGTGGATCTTGATAACGGTATCATGAGCAGGTTCATAAGACAGGGACTATCCGAAGACAGGCTTTCCGAGATGCTCGATATCGAGACGGTCGCGCTCGCCGAGGGCGAGGATCTGATGAGCGAGGGCAAGGCATCGGCGATGATAGTCATACCTGAAAATTTCACCAGGATGATACTCGACCGGGAAGAGGTGTCGATCAGGGTCGTAAAAAATCCTTCCGAAAGATTTCTTCCGGTCATAGTCAGGGAGATCACGGAAACTATGGCTGTGATGATCGGCGCGTTGAGAAACGTCTTCGACCGGCCGCTCCTGAACGCGAAAGATCTTTTCGAGAGCGACAGGTGGCCTTCAGCTGACAGGCTACAATCACTTCTCGATGAAGCGAGAACGGGGATACTTCTGTCCAAAGGGTATCTGGCGGATTCGCTTGTGACGCTTGCCGGAGAAACCGCCGGTGAAGGAGACAGTGATGGAAAAAGCAGCATCTTTAACGTCTTTGCCTTTGTGATGTCAGGTTCACTTATGATGGGTCTGCTCTTTACAAGCAACATCATGCTGAGGGATATCGTCAGGGAGAAGGAAAGCGGGACCCTCGCGAGGATTCTTTCTTCTCCGACCGTCGCGGCCGAGGTCGTCGGGGGCAAAGTCCTGGCAGTCTACGTTGTCACCTTTACGGCCTCTATTATTCTACTGCTCGTGTCGAAGTTCGCTTTCAGGATAGACCTCGGGGATCCTCTTGCCCTCGCCCTGCAACTCCTGGTAACGATGCTGATGATCACGGGGATCATGACCTTCTTTTTCGGCATGATCAAAAGCGCGAGAGCAGCCGACGCGATCATGTCTGTCCTGATAATCGTCATGGCTCTCTTCGGAGGATCGATGATCCCGATCGAGCAGATGGGAGCGTTGATGGGAAAGATCGGCCGGTTTTCCCCCGTCTTCTGGGCTAACGACGGATTCAAGATGATATTTCTGACAGGGGCGGGCACTGGCGACATAGCTCTCAATCTTATGATAATGGCCTCGACGGGGATAGCTACGCTGTTGCCCGGGTCGTACCTTTTCGGCAGGAGATTCCGAAATGGGTAA